In Xiphophorus maculatus strain JP 163 A chromosome 15, X_maculatus-5.0-male, whole genome shotgun sequence, the following are encoded in one genomic region:
- the gnpat gene encoding dihydroxyacetone phosphate acyltransferase isoform X3 — translation MASKAVYSHRDPMLKKRDDFEDILEERRNTSDLRYALRCYTPALYKGLTPCTASQLKTMVLQSDQLLYVINQVSKETGTATDEIQSEAEAILEEMAHRLQLSTIRFFAFTLSKIFKTLFRSICVNEEGIQRVSRPIRETQNEETWLTLICSQLQQTIQEQPVVLLPSHRSYMDFLLMSYILYTYDLALPVIAAGMDFMGMKIVGEMLRMSGAFFIRRSFGGDKLYWTVFSEYVKIMLKNGFAPVEFFLEGTRSRTAKSLTPKLGLLNIVMDPFLKGEVFDISLVPVSISYERILEEALYARELLGVPKPKESTSGLFKARKILSENYGSIHVYFGQPVSARSLAEGRVDRSQFNLTPRHIPRKPSEGIQDFVNDSAFRLVRSQEENMVLKPWVLLAALLLQNQAAGNKLGVLVEDLTEQAVWLRDLSRQFGAFLHWPDHIPPSRVVSSSLSLHRSLVRVSEGRVQLNLEPGFPPPAMTPEEELLSKAVVVLSCASYRNQVLHVFIRAALLASAIHSVAGSRKREDDSSSALSLLPLLANSSI, via the exons ATGGCGTCCAAAGCGGTTTATTCG CATAGAGATCCGATGCTGAAGAAGAGAGATGACTTTGAGGACAtcctggaggagaggaggaacaCCAGCGACCTGAGATATGCCCTCAGGTGTTACACTCCCGCTCTCTATAAAGGACTGACTCCTTGCACAGCCAGCCAACTCAAAACCATGGTGCTGCAGTCTGACCAGCTGCTTTATGTCATCAATCAG GTTTCCAAGGAGACGGGCACGGCCACAGATGAGATCCAGTCGGAGGCGGAGGCCATCTTGGAGGAGATGGCTCACCGCTTGCAGCTTAGCACAATCCGCTTCTTTGCTTTCACGCTcagtaaaatctttaaaactcTGTTCAGGAGCATCTGTGTAAACGAGGAGGGCATCCAGAGAGTGAGTAGACCCATCAGGGAGACGCAGAATGAGGAAACATGGCTAACTTTGATCTGTTCTCAGCTGCAACAGACCATCCAGGAACAGCCGGTGGTTCTTCTCCCGAGTCACCGCAGCTACATGGACTTTCTCCTCATGTCCTACATCCTCTACACCTATGATTTAGCTCTACCAGTCATTGCTGCTGGCATGG ACTTCATGGGAATGAAGATCGTCGGGGAGATGCTGCGAATGTCCGGAGCTTTCTTTATTCGGAGATCGTTTGGTGGAGACAAACTTTACTGGACTGTTTTCTCCGAGTACGTCAAGATCATGCTGAAG AATGGCTTTGCACCTGTTGAGTTTTTTCTGGAGGGCACAAGAAGCAGAACAGCCAAATCCCTGACTCCAAAGTTAG GTCTGCTGAACATCGTGATGGATCCCTTCCTGAAGGGGGAAGTGTTCGACATCAGCCTGGTGCCGGTCAGCATCAGCTACGAGCGGATCCTGGAGGAGGCGCTCTACGCCAGAGAGCTGCTGGGCGTCCCGAAGCCCAAAGAGTCCACTTCT GGTTTGTTTAAAGCCAGGAAGATCCTGAGTGAAAACTACGGCAGCATCCACGTCTACTTCGGCCAGCCGGTTTCTGCCAGGAGTCTGGCTGAGGGCAGAGTGGACCGCTCCCAGTTCAACCTGACACCGCG GCACATCCCCAGGAAGCCCTCAGAGGGAATCCAGGACTTTGTGAACGACTCGGCCTTCAGGCTGGTCCGGTCCCAGGAGGAGAACATGGTTCTGAAGCCCTGGGTCCTTCTGGCCGCCCTGCTGCTCCAGAACCAGGCTGCTGGGAACAAACTGGGAGTACTGGTGGAAGACCTGACTGAACAAGCCGTCTGGCTCCGGGATCTGTCCCGCCAGTTTGGAGCCTTCCTTCACTGGCCCG accACATTCCTCCCTCCAGAGTCGTTTCCTCCAGCCTTTCCCTCCATCGCAGCCTGGTGAGGGTCTCTGAGGGGAGAGTGCAGCTGAACTTGGAGCCAg GGTTTCCTCCGCCTGCGATGACGCCGGAGGAAGAGCTCTTGAGCAAGGCAGTGGTGGTGCTCTCCTGCGCCTCCTACAGGAACCAGGTGCTGCACGTCTTCATCCGGGCCGCGCTGCTGGCCTCCGCCATCCACTCTGTCGCCGGCAGCAGGAAACGTGAGGatgactcttcttctgctctcagCCTTTTGCCGCTGCTAGCTAATAGTAGCATCTAG